One Myxococcus virescens DNA window includes the following coding sequences:
- a CDS encoding very short patch repair endonuclease, with amino-acid sequence MQSVRQKNTSAEFALRRELHARGLRYRIHVPVLTKPRRVADLAFSGLRVAVFVDGCFWHGCPQHATWPKQNAEFWRAKILANQQRDRDTDERLRAEGWKVVRVWAHEPAERAATKVATVVEKRREKLRA; translated from the coding sequence ATGCAGAGCGTTCGGCAGAAGAACACGTCTGCCGAGTTCGCCCTGCGCCGCGAGCTGCACGCGCGCGGCCTCCGTTACCGCATCCACGTACCCGTCCTGACCAAGCCCCGCCGGGTCGCCGACCTCGCGTTCAGCGGCCTCCGCGTGGCCGTCTTCGTCGACGGTTGCTTCTGGCACGGCTGCCCGCAACACGCGACGTGGCCCAAGCAGAACGCCGAGTTCTGGCGCGCGAAGATCCTCGCGAACCAGCAGCGTGACCGCGACACCGACGAGCGTCTGCGTGCGGAGGGCTGGAAGGTCGTGCGCGTGTGGGCACACGAGCCGGCCGAACGCGCAGCAACAAAGGTCGCGACGGTCGTCGAGAAGCGCCGGGAGAAGCTTCGAGCATGA
- the drmD gene encoding DISARM system SNF2-like helicase DrmD: MTTSVATETSVLSSTEPEPGQLVEVRRRQWIVSDVDASAVSPELPKRNLVKLASIDEDALGEEIEVLWELEPGAHVIERAGLPTLSARDDPSKLEAFLDAVRWGAATNADRGYLQAPFRSGVSIEDYQLDPLVRAIDMARTNLLIADDVGLGKTIEAGLVIQEMLLRHRARTILVLCPSSLQEKWRSEMAEKFGLEFRIVDTDSVKRSRRERGLHANPWTSFPRLIASIDWAKQGEGIRLLRDVLPPQPTFPRRFDMLVVDEAHNVAPTVGKYAVESLRTRLVRLLAPHFQHKLFLTATPHDGYTESFTALLELLDDQRFSRNILPPEDQLARVMVRRLKSDLVDAKGKKLYPVRRLEALTVEYTAEEREARELLEQYITSREKQDEREGGASHFVHQLLRKRLASSPAAFASTLARHTATIKGKGEARRTSGLDERILRRAIAKTEEDYADDDTRESAEAEAIEEASRRLRPLSADEEKLLGRLRSWAEQASHRPDSKAEALIRWLDVNLRPKGQWSNARVILFTEYRATQKSLHEILASHDFGGDRLALLFGGMDPKERESIKAAFQADPRESPVRILLATDAASEGIDLQNHCNLLVHVEIPYNPNVMEQRNGRVDRHGQKQSEVVIWHPVDASGGHGDDILRALRKLDAMRADMGSVNPVIAPQLPALLEGRRRELDTGLAEKRIERARRYVKAERELRERIAKLHERLTTTRSEQHLTPDRIERVVRVALALTDKPDLTPAKLADLPGAHVFQMPALAGSWSRCLDGLEHPYTKRIRPITFDHEVAKGRDDVVLVHLNHPLVQMSLRLLRAEVWARDDVKKLNRVTVRTLPDAKLDGPAVAVVSRLVITGGNHHRLHEELTEAGGYLRDAGFKREDGITKLRDWLDSSMPGTIDDSLFDALRTRFQKHTEAVLSAVSTRSKDRLKVLGGTLETRKRREIEDMTQLLDDLAKNLEAELNKEEPKQLSLFSEDERTQLRRDRLALEARLRRIPEERERERLAIEERHTGLVDHTFPVSVILLVPESLATRRKS; this comes from the coding sequence ATGACCACGTCCGTCGCGACCGAGACCTCCGTGCTCTCTTCGACCGAGCCCGAACCCGGCCAGCTCGTCGAGGTGCGCCGTCGCCAGTGGATCGTCTCCGACGTCGACGCGTCGGCGGTGTCGCCCGAGCTGCCGAAGCGCAACCTCGTGAAGCTTGCGTCGATCGACGAGGACGCGCTCGGTGAGGAGATCGAGGTCCTGTGGGAGCTCGAGCCCGGTGCGCACGTCATTGAGCGCGCGGGCCTGCCTACGCTCTCGGCTCGCGACGACCCGTCCAAGCTAGAAGCCTTCCTCGACGCTGTTCGCTGGGGCGCGGCGACCAACGCCGATCGCGGCTACCTCCAAGCACCCTTCCGCAGCGGCGTGAGCATAGAGGACTACCAGCTCGACCCGCTCGTGCGCGCGATCGACATGGCGCGCACGAACCTGCTGATCGCCGACGACGTCGGCCTCGGCAAGACTATCGAGGCCGGGCTCGTCATCCAGGAGATGCTCCTGCGCCACCGCGCGCGGACCATCCTCGTGCTCTGCCCGTCGTCGCTGCAGGAGAAGTGGCGCAGCGAGATGGCCGAAAAGTTCGGCCTTGAGTTCCGCATCGTCGACACCGACTCGGTGAAGCGCTCGCGCCGCGAACGCGGGTTGCACGCCAACCCGTGGACCTCGTTCCCGAGGCTCATCGCCTCCATCGACTGGGCAAAGCAGGGCGAAGGCATCCGTCTCCTGCGCGACGTGCTCCCGCCGCAGCCGACGTTCCCGCGTCGCTTCGACATGCTCGTCGTCGACGAGGCCCACAACGTTGCGCCCACCGTCGGCAAGTACGCCGTCGAGAGTCTGCGCACGCGCCTCGTCCGGCTGCTCGCGCCTCACTTCCAGCACAAGCTCTTCCTCACGGCGACGCCGCACGACGGCTACACCGAGTCGTTCACCGCGCTCCTCGAGCTGCTCGACGACCAGCGCTTCTCGCGCAACATCCTGCCGCCCGAAGATCAGCTCGCGCGCGTGATGGTGCGCCGCCTGAAGAGCGACCTCGTCGACGCCAAGGGCAAGAAGCTCTACCCCGTACGGCGGCTCGAAGCGTTGACCGTCGAGTACACTGCCGAGGAGCGCGAGGCGCGAGAGCTCCTCGAACAGTACATCACCAGCCGCGAGAAGCAGGACGAGCGTGAGGGGGGGGCGTCGCACTTCGTCCACCAGCTCCTGCGCAAGCGGCTCGCGTCGTCGCCTGCCGCGTTCGCGTCGACGCTCGCCCGCCACACCGCGACCATCAAGGGCAAGGGCGAGGCGCGTCGCACCTCGGGGCTCGACGAGCGCATCCTCCGGCGCGCGATCGCCAAGACCGAAGAGGACTACGCCGACGACGACACGCGCGAGTCCGCCGAGGCCGAGGCCATCGAAGAGGCGAGCCGTCGCCTGCGCCCGCTGTCAGCCGACGAGGAGAAGCTCCTCGGCCGTCTGCGCTCGTGGGCAGAGCAGGCCAGCCACCGGCCCGACTCGAAGGCCGAAGCGCTCATCCGCTGGCTCGACGTGAACCTGCGTCCGAAGGGGCAATGGTCGAACGCGCGCGTCATCCTCTTCACCGAGTACCGCGCGACGCAGAAGTCGCTGCACGAGATCCTCGCCAGCCACGACTTCGGCGGCGACCGCCTCGCGCTGCTCTTCGGCGGCATGGACCCGAAGGAGCGAGAGAGTATCAAGGCGGCGTTCCAGGCCGACCCGCGCGAGTCGCCCGTGCGCATCCTGCTCGCGACCGACGCGGCCTCGGAAGGCATCGACCTGCAGAACCACTGCAACCTGCTGGTCCACGTCGAGATCCCCTACAACCCGAACGTGATGGAGCAGCGAAACGGCCGTGTCGACCGTCACGGGCAGAAGCAGAGCGAGGTCGTCATCTGGCACCCCGTCGACGCGAGCGGCGGGCACGGCGACGACATCCTGCGCGCACTCCGCAAGCTCGACGCCATGCGCGCCGACATGGGCAGCGTGAACCCGGTCATCGCCCCGCAGTTGCCGGCGCTGCTTGAGGGCCGCCGCCGCGAGCTCGACACCGGCCTCGCCGAGAAACGCATTGAGCGTGCCCGCCGCTACGTGAAGGCTGAGCGCGAGCTACGCGAGCGCATCGCCAAACTGCACGAGCGGCTCACCACGACGCGCAGCGAACAGCACCTCACGCCCGACCGCATTGAGCGCGTGGTGCGCGTCGCCCTCGCGCTCACCGACAAGCCGGACCTCACGCCCGCGAAACTCGCCGACCTCCCGGGCGCGCACGTGTTCCAGATGCCCGCCCTCGCGGGCTCATGGTCGCGGTGCCTCGACGGGCTTGAGCACCCGTACACCAAGCGCATCCGCCCCATCACCTTCGACCACGAGGTCGCTAAGGGGCGCGACGATGTCGTGCTCGTCCACCTGAACCACCCGCTCGTGCAGATGAGCCTTCGCCTCTTGCGCGCTGAGGTGTGGGCCCGCGACGACGTGAAGAAGCTCAATCGCGTCACGGTGCGCACGCTGCCCGACGCGAAGCTTGATGGCCCCGCCGTGGCCGTCGTGTCTCGCCTCGTCATCACCGGCGGCAACCACCATCGCCTCCACGAGGAGCTGACCGAGGCGGGCGGCTACCTGCGCGACGCGGGCTTCAAGCGCGAGGACGGCATCACCAAGCTGCGTGACTGGCTCGACTCGTCGATGCCGGGGACCATCGACGACTCGCTCTTCGACGCCCTGCGCACCCGCTTCCAGAAGCACACCGAGGCCGTCCTGAGCGCCGTCAGCACGCGTTCGAAGGACCGCCTCAAAGTGCTCGGCGGGACGCTCGAGACGCGCAAGCGCCGCGAGATCGAGGACATGACCCAGCTCCTCGACGACCTCGCGAAAAACCTTGAGGCCGAGCTGAACAAGGAGGAGCCGAAGCAGCTCTCGCTCTTCTCCGAGGACGAGCGCACGCAGCTCCGGCGCGATCGGCTCGCCCTCGAGGCGCGCCTACGCCGCATTCCCGAGGAGCGCGAACGCGAGCGCCTCGCCATCGAAGAGCGCCACACAGGGCTCGTCGACCACACGTTCCCCGTCTCGGTGATCCTCCTGGTGCCCGAGTCGCTGGCCACACGGAGGAAGTCGTGA
- a CDS encoding Eco57I restriction-modification methylase domain-containing protein has protein sequence MSAKHEWLNLLEVSGPFLAVPVLREVFPQGLEELDTSRARRLRSAYEEWRDAVDADDADLDKLHAAWLDEVLRTALEADDQLLKDGKAVPVSAVVELPEHDTTISPEFVLVDPTHGDAPTAPIHVFPPDTDLSASMKFGGLSCSPGDRMVLHLRALNKPFGLVTNGERWMLVHAPTGQVATFASWYARIWGQEPVTLRAFASLLGVRRFFAPEQDRLPALFERSLKHQDEVTDALGDQVRRAIEVLVQALDRADQDRNRELLRDVKPQDLYEAGLTVMMRLVFLLAAEERGLLLLGEPRYDSFYAVSTLRMQLRAESDEILERRRAAWSRLLAVFRAVFGGIDHPTLRLPAMGGSLFDPDRFPFLEGRLTGTSWRQHRAEPLPIDDRTVLLLLEAIQTLEGRTLSYRALDVEQIGHVYEGLLERTVARVEDVTLELEAGAQAKDARVTLGELESKRLGGKAAVTSLLVERSKRSQSAIEKELAAEVEPQQSARLLSACRGDVKLRDRLEPYVRLLRTDPWGYPLVHPRGAFVVVLGADRRETGTHYTPKSLTERIVEETLTPLVYDGPAKGAPRAEWKLKTPEQLLDFKICDPAMGSGAFLVQACRFLSARLVEAWAIEEAAGRVVDLTGQVHEPRTSVESMPPGVEMRAESARRIVAERCLYGVDQNPLAVELAKLSLWLVTLSKGRPFGFLDHNLRCGDSLLGISRLEQLTELTLDPSATRQGRLFGKAIERAVAEAIELRRKLHEIPIRDIRDVEAMATLDADARKKLKAAEFLADAFIGVVFAADGAEVVETRLAALAADAERVVKGEGRASEALSVRSAKDLTKDAVDGKPRRPFHWPVEFPDVFQGASPGFDAIVGNPPFLGGKRITGVTGDAYRNWLVAYIAEGRRGSADLVAYFFLRAWKLLCDGGGFGLLAVNTIAEGDTRQVGLEAMVGAGATIHAAYPNEPWPGKANVVTSRVHVRKGAWNGERSLLGRSVPFISGYLSDQEDWSPKRLKASERMAFQGSVVVGMGFVLTTEEAASMMRADEKNVDVILPYLSNDDLKSEPTQRPTRWVISFWDWPEERARAYEKPWAWVEERVKPERQRRDESGKYVLRKPLPDRWWQYGDKRPGLYHAIGRGHHFEHHPEGWRAGVKRPERVLVAGRVGKYFNPSVVDNDVIFHEKCVVFAVDQVFAHAALFNSSPVDAWVWKHSSRMKLDLNFSPSDAVEPFPFLPPDVLKGVDKIGHEYLRARREVMTDAASPIGFTNLYNRFHDAGDVDPRIVRLREMHREIDAVVMRAYGWDELDLGHGYHEQPNLAENDRVRFTISDAARAEVLRRFAELNRQRYEEEQASTPATKPRSSKGRAKFEPAEQGALALAEAPAPVTTSKTKATAPAKKASTRRTSR, from the coding sequence GTGAGCGCCAAGCACGAGTGGTTGAACCTGCTCGAGGTCTCGGGTCCGTTCCTCGCGGTGCCAGTGCTCCGCGAGGTGTTCCCGCAGGGGCTCGAAGAGCTGGACACCTCGCGCGCTAGGCGGTTGCGCAGCGCCTACGAGGAGTGGCGCGATGCGGTGGACGCCGACGACGCCGATCTCGACAAACTGCACGCTGCCTGGCTTGATGAGGTCCTGCGCACCGCGCTTGAGGCCGACGACCAGTTGCTCAAGGACGGGAAGGCCGTTCCCGTGTCTGCTGTCGTCGAGCTACCGGAACACGACACGACGATCTCGCCCGAGTTCGTCTTGGTCGACCCGACGCACGGCGACGCGCCCACAGCGCCCATCCACGTCTTCCCGCCCGACACCGACCTCTCGGCGTCGATGAAGTTCGGTGGTCTCTCGTGTTCGCCCGGCGACCGCATGGTGCTGCACCTGCGCGCGCTGAACAAACCCTTCGGGCTCGTGACCAACGGCGAGCGCTGGATGCTCGTCCACGCGCCCACCGGCCAGGTGGCGACCTTCGCGAGCTGGTACGCGCGCATCTGGGGGCAGGAGCCGGTGACGCTGCGCGCTTTCGCGTCGTTGCTTGGCGTGCGCCGCTTCTTCGCGCCCGAGCAGGACCGGCTCCCGGCGCTCTTCGAGCGCTCGCTGAAGCACCAGGACGAGGTCACCGACGCCCTCGGTGACCAGGTTCGCCGCGCCATCGAGGTGCTGGTGCAGGCGCTGGACCGCGCTGACCAAGATCGCAATCGCGAGCTGCTCCGCGACGTGAAGCCTCAGGATCTGTACGAAGCCGGGCTCACCGTGATGATGCGGCTCGTGTTCCTCCTCGCCGCCGAGGAGCGTGGGCTCCTGCTCTTGGGCGAGCCCCGCTACGACTCGTTCTACGCGGTCTCGACGCTACGCATGCAGCTCCGTGCCGAGAGTGACGAGATCCTCGAGCGGCGGCGCGCGGCCTGGTCGCGCCTCTTGGCCGTGTTCCGCGCCGTCTTCGGCGGCATCGACCACCCGACGCTGCGACTGCCCGCGATGGGCGGCTCGCTCTTCGATCCCGACCGCTTCCCGTTCCTCGAAGGACGGCTGACGGGCACGTCGTGGCGGCAGCACCGCGCCGAGCCGCTACCCATCGACGACCGCACGGTGCTGCTGCTGCTCGAAGCCATCCAGACCCTCGAGGGGCGCACGCTCTCGTACCGCGCGCTCGACGTCGAGCAGATCGGCCACGTCTACGAGGGCCTGCTCGAACGCACCGTCGCGCGCGTAGAGGATGTGACGCTTGAGCTTGAGGCGGGCGCGCAGGCCAAGGACGCGCGCGTCACGCTCGGCGAGTTGGAGTCCAAGCGCCTCGGTGGCAAGGCGGCCGTCACGAGCCTGCTCGTCGAACGCTCGAAGCGTTCGCAGTCGGCCATCGAGAAAGAGCTGGCCGCCGAGGTCGAGCCGCAGCAAAGCGCGCGCCTGCTCTCCGCATGTCGCGGCGACGTGAAGCTCCGCGACCGACTCGAACCCTACGTGCGCCTGCTGCGCACCGATCCGTGGGGCTACCCGCTGGTCCACCCGAGGGGCGCGTTCGTCGTGGTGCTCGGCGCCGACCGGCGCGAGACGGGCACGCACTACACGCCCAAGAGCCTCACCGAGCGCATCGTCGAGGAGACGCTCACGCCCCTCGTCTACGACGGCCCCGCGAAGGGCGCGCCGCGCGCCGAGTGGAAGCTCAAGACGCCCGAACAACTCCTCGACTTCAAGATCTGCGATCCGGCGATGGGCTCAGGCGCGTTCCTCGTGCAGGCGTGCCGCTTCCTCAGCGCGCGCCTCGTCGAGGCGTGGGCCATCGAAGAGGCAGCGGGCCGCGTCGTCGACCTCACGGGCCAGGTCCACGAGCCGCGCACCAGCGTTGAGAGCATGCCGCCCGGCGTCGAGATGCGCGCCGAGAGCGCGCGACGCATCGTGGCCGAGCGCTGCCTCTACGGCGTCGACCAGAACCCGCTCGCCGTCGAGCTGGCGAAACTCTCGCTTTGGCTCGTGACGCTCTCGAAGGGCCGCCCCTTCGGCTTCCTCGACCACAACCTCCGTTGCGGCGACAGCTTGCTCGGCATCAGCCGCCTTGAGCAGCTCACGGAGCTGACACTCGACCCGTCGGCCACGCGCCAAGGCCGCCTCTTCGGCAAAGCCATCGAGCGGGCGGTCGCCGAGGCCATCGAGTTACGGCGCAAGTTGCACGAGATCCCCATCCGCGACATCCGCGACGTCGAGGCGATGGCCACGCTTGACGCAGATGCTCGCAAGAAGCTCAAGGCCGCCGAGTTCCTCGCGGACGCATTCATCGGCGTGGTATTCGCGGCTGATGGCGCGGAGGTCGTCGAGACGCGACTTGCCGCGCTCGCGGCGGACGCCGAACGCGTCGTGAAGGGCGAGGGTCGCGCGTCGGAGGCGCTGAGTGTGCGCTCCGCGAAGGACCTCACGAAGGACGCTGTCGACGGGAAGCCTCGACGCCCGTTCCACTGGCCAGTGGAGTTCCCGGACGTCTTCCAAGGCGCCTCACCGGGCTTCGATGCGATCGTGGGCAACCCTCCATTCCTCGGGGGAAAACGCATTACTGGCGTCACCGGCGACGCGTACCGCAACTGGCTCGTGGCCTATATCGCTGAGGGACGGCGCGGTTCGGCTGATCTCGTCGCCTACTTCTTCCTGCGTGCGTGGAAACTCCTGTGCGACGGCGGCGGCTTTGGCCTGCTCGCCGTCAACACCATTGCCGAGGGCGACACGCGCCAGGTGGGTCTCGAAGCGATGGTTGGCGCAGGCGCAACGATCCACGCGGCCTACCCGAACGAACCTTGGCCGGGGAAGGCCAACGTCGTCACGAGTCGCGTCCATGTCCGCAAAGGCGCATGGAACGGTGAGCGCTCGCTCCTCGGTCGATCGGTCCCATTCATTTCTGGGTATCTATCCGACCAAGAGGATTGGAGCCCCAAGCGACTGAAGGCCAGTGAGCGGATGGCATTTCAGGGTTCCGTTGTCGTTGGGATGGGGTTCGTTCTCACCACGGAAGAAGCAGCAAGCATGATGCGCGCCGACGAGAAGAACGTCGACGTCATTCTGCCGTACCTTAGTAACGACGACCTCAAGTCCGAGCCAACACAACGCCCCACTCGGTGGGTGATCAGCTTCTGGGATTGGCCCGAGGAGCGAGCCCGCGCCTACGAGAAGCCCTGGGCGTGGGTCGAAGAGAGGGTGAAGCCCGAGCGACAGCGCCGCGATGAGAGTGGCAAGTACGTTCTCAGAAAGCCGCTCCCCGACCGCTGGTGGCAGTACGGCGACAAACGTCCCGGCCTCTACCATGCGATTGGCCGTGGCCATCACTTCGAGCACCATCCCGAGGGCTGGCGCGCGGGTGTCAAGCGGCCGGAGCGTGTCCTTGTTGCTGGTCGGGTGGGGAAATACTTCAACCCATCCGTGGTGGATAACGACGTCATCTTCCACGAGAAGTGCGTCGTTTTCGCGGTGGATCAAGTCTTCGCGCACGCCGCGCTATTCAACTCGTCGCCGGTCGACGCGTGGGTGTGGAAGCACTCGTCCCGCATGAAGCTGGACCTCAACTTCTCGCCGTCGGATGCCGTTGAGCCGTTCCCCTTCTTGCCGCCAGATGTACTCAAGGGGGTCGACAAGATCGGGCACGAGTACCTGCGGGCACGACGCGAGGTGATGACCGACGCTGCGAGTCCCATCGGATTCACGAATCTCTACAACCGCTTTCACGACGCTGGCGACGTCGACCCTCGCATCGTGCGCCTACGCGAGATGCACCGCGAGATCGATGCAGTCGTCATGCGCGCCTACGGCTGGGACGAACTCGACCTCGGGCACGGCTACCACGAGCAGCCGAACCTCGCCGAGAACGACCGCGTTCGGTTCACGATCTCCGACGCCGCGCGAGCCGAGGTGCTTCGTCGCTTCGCGGAGCTGAACCGCCAGCGCTATGAGGAGGAGCAGGCGTCAACGCCTGCCACGAAGCCGCGCTCGTCGAAGGGGCGCGCGAAGTTCGAGCCCGCCGAGCAAGGCGCCCTCGCACTCGCCGAGGCACCCGCGCCCGTCACGACTTCGAAGACTAAGGCCACCGCCCCGGCGAAGAAGGCCAGCACACGGAGGACCAGCCGATGA
- a CDS encoding ATP-binding protein, producing MKLSTDTAKAVPTKQFFVSMLTRDIKLEDAILDLIDNCLDGALRLGNGGKPNYAKYWVKITLAKDHFSIEDNCGGIPREVAKNYAFKMGREPDDNRDSDTETIGMYGVGMKRAIFKMGRNALVKTRHGNDTYEVPITARWLDATNWDPLPINEPTEAKEKLKEPGTTIYVSDLNEGVARHFANPAFVNEVTTAISQHFTMFLQWGFKIEINGQSVAPVHVEVLVSPREDGPAPYVFRKTTGDVTVSITVGLNTSRRSEGDDDDADADFSGQRASATAGWTVLCNDRAVIVGDKSRLTGWGDLPLVPLYHPQFAVITGIIEFRAKDAKKLPVTTTKRALDASSELWLESLVKMKEGMRVWISYTNDWKNHPRSDQQSYWQDAQPLPLSKAIEAVASRKTAKKSSTNDEAGEASEVVEFNPKKNNVLPKPEEKKPSSRKIVFSRPAEEVRAVSKMLFDDPDEKPGTVGDECFKIQLDLAKPSKKRRS from the coding sequence ATGAAGCTGAGCACAGACACCGCGAAGGCGGTCCCGACCAAACAGTTCTTCGTGTCGATGCTGACGCGCGATATCAAGCTTGAGGACGCGATCCTCGACTTGATCGACAACTGCCTCGACGGTGCCCTGCGCCTTGGGAACGGCGGCAAGCCGAATTACGCCAAGTACTGGGTGAAGATCACGCTGGCGAAGGACCACTTCTCCATCGAGGACAACTGCGGCGGAATCCCTCGCGAGGTGGCGAAGAACTACGCGTTCAAGATGGGCCGAGAGCCCGACGACAACCGCGACTCCGACACCGAGACGATCGGCATGTACGGCGTCGGCATGAAGCGCGCGATCTTCAAGATGGGACGCAACGCGCTCGTGAAGACGCGCCACGGCAACGACACCTACGAGGTTCCGATTACAGCGAGGTGGCTCGACGCGACGAACTGGGACCCGCTGCCGATCAACGAACCCACCGAGGCGAAGGAGAAGCTCAAGGAGCCCGGGACCACCATCTACGTCAGCGATCTGAACGAGGGCGTCGCCAGGCACTTCGCCAACCCCGCCTTCGTGAACGAGGTGACCACGGCGATCTCGCAGCATTTCACGATGTTTCTCCAGTGGGGGTTCAAGATCGAAATCAACGGGCAGAGCGTGGCGCCCGTTCACGTCGAGGTGCTCGTCTCGCCGCGCGAGGATGGTCCGGCACCCTACGTCTTCCGCAAGACGACGGGCGACGTGACCGTGTCGATCACGGTCGGTCTCAACACCAGCCGTCGCTCCGAGGGCGACGACGATGACGCCGACGCGGACTTCTCGGGGCAGCGCGCGTCGGCCACGGCAGGGTGGACGGTCCTCTGCAACGACCGCGCGGTCATCGTCGGCGACAAGAGCCGCCTGACAGGCTGGGGCGACCTTCCGCTCGTCCCGCTCTATCACCCGCAGTTCGCGGTCATCACCGGCATCATTGAGTTCCGCGCAAAGGACGCGAAGAAGCTCCCGGTGACGACCACCAAGCGTGCGCTCGACGCGTCGTCGGAGCTCTGGCTCGAGTCCCTCGTGAAGATGAAGGAGGGGATGAGGGTCTGGATCTCGTACACGAACGACTGGAAGAACCACCCTCGCTCCGATCAGCAGAGCTACTGGCAGGACGCGCAGCCGCTTCCCCTCAGCAAGGCGATCGAGGCCGTCGCGTCGCGCAAAACGGCCAAGAAGTCGAGCACCAACGACGAGGCGGGTGAAGCCAGCGAGGTCGTCGAGTTCAATCCGAAGAAGAACAACGTCCTGCCGAAGCCCGAGGAGAAGAAGCCCTCGTCGAGAAAGATTGTCTTCTCGCGGCCTGCCGAGGAGGTACGGGCCGTCTCGAAGATGCTGTTCGACGATCCCGACGAGAAGCCCGGCACCGTCGGTGATGAGTGCTTCAAGATCCAGCTCGACCTGGCCAAGCCCTCCAAGAAGCGGAGGAGCTGA
- a CDS encoding O-methyltransferase yields MSTGSSVPYKLRPNKAVDRELFLSLLTRLAPALALEGHHYIGLGGSFLEDFRLVHARLGIDRMTSVESEEEVHKRQLFNRPTASVECVHSSLEDYLDAHDFDRPAIIWFDYTAPKPVEQIGRFARTVGEVKLNSILRVTLNAQLSALGEPNPKLSGEALWAWRLEKFKDRLGALCPSDLTAAGMEKRTYGPSILRALFLAVEKEVLTHADRKVVWALSTHYADGQPMVTATLVVCGTNDTIVEPLVKGWTFYSPPDQPLRIDLPALSTLERLTMEANGDAREKLGFELPESGLGEDPFEVFKKFYRIYPHFSRVEL; encoded by the coding sequence GTGAGCACCGGTTCTTCAGTGCCGTACAAGCTGCGGCCGAACAAGGCCGTGGACCGCGAGCTGTTCCTTTCCCTGTTGACGCGCTTGGCGCCTGCCTTGGCGCTGGAGGGACACCACTACATCGGGCTCGGAGGTTCCTTCCTTGAGGACTTCCGGCTGGTGCATGCGCGCCTCGGGATCGACCGCATGACGAGCGTCGAATCCGAGGAGGAGGTCCACAAGCGCCAGCTCTTTAACAGACCCACTGCGTCGGTCGAGTGCGTGCATTCGAGCCTTGAGGACTACCTCGACGCGCACGACTTCGACCGACCCGCGATCATCTGGTTCGACTACACAGCACCGAAGCCCGTCGAGCAGATCGGACGCTTCGCGCGAACCGTTGGCGAGGTGAAGCTCAACAGCATCCTGCGCGTTACGCTCAATGCCCAGCTTAGTGCGTTGGGAGAGCCGAACCCGAAGCTCTCCGGCGAGGCGTTGTGGGCGTGGCGGCTCGAGAAGTTCAAGGATCGGCTCGGAGCTCTCTGCCCGAGTGACCTGACCGCCGCAGGCATGGAGAAGCGCACCTACGGCCCGAGCATCCTTCGCGCCCTGTTCCTCGCCGTCGAGAAGGAGGTACTCACCCACGCGGACCGCAAGGTCGTGTGGGCGCTGAGCACGCACTACGCGGACGGGCAGCCAATGGTCACGGCGACGCTCGTCGTTTGCGGAACGAACGACACGATTGTCGAGCCCCTAGTGAAGGGCTGGACGTTCTACTCACCGCCCGACCAGCCGCTCCGAATCGATCTCCCCGCGCTCTCCACGTTGGAGCGCCTGACGATGGAGGCGAACGGCGATGCCCGCGAGAAACTTGGCTTCGAGCTACCCGAGTCGGGGCTCGGAGAAGATCCTTTCGAGGTGTTCAAGAAGTTCTACCGGATCTACCCGCATTTCTCGCGAGTGGAGCTGTAG